One window from the genome of Sebastes umbrosus isolate fSebUmb1 chromosome 12, fSebUmb1.pri, whole genome shotgun sequence encodes:
- the glula gene encoding glutamate-ammonia ligase (glutamine synthase) a yields the protein MATSASATLSKAVKKQYMELPQGDKVQAMYIWIDGTGEGLRCKTRTLDFEPKSIDDLPEWNFDGSSTYQSEGSNSDMYLLPAAMFRDPFRQDPNKLVLCEVLKYNRKPAETNLRITCSKIMEMVEDQVPWFGMEQEYTILGTDGHPFGWPSNGFPGPQGPYYCGVGADKAYGRDIVEAHYRACLYAGVEICGTNAEVMPAQWEFQVGPCEGINMGDHLWVARFILHRVCEDFGVIASFDPKPISGNWNGAGCHTNFSTKEMREDGGLKAIEDSIEKLGKRHSYHIRSYDPKGGLDNARRLTGHHETSNINEFSAGVANRGASIRIPRNVGQEKKGYFEDRRPSANCDPYGVTEALIRTCLLSEEGDEPADY from the exons ATGGCCACGTCCGCCAGCGCCACGTTGAGTAAAGCTGTCAAGAAGCAGTACATGGAGCTCCCTCAGGGGGATAAAGTCCAAGCCATGTACATTTGGATAGATGGAACCGGAGAGGGGCTTCGCTGCAAAACCAGGACTCTGGATTTTGAGCCCAAAAGCATCGATG ATCTACCTGAGTGGAACTTCGACGGCTCCAGTACCTACCAGTCCGAGGGCTCCAACAGCGACATGTATCTGCTCCCTGCTGCCATGTTCCGGGATCCGTTCCGTCAAGACCCCAACAAGCTGGTCCTGTGTGAAGTGCTCAAGTACAACCGCAAACCTGCAG AAACCAACCTTCGAATCACATGTAGCAAGATTATGGAGATGGTGGAGGACCAGGTTCCCTGGTTCGGAATGGAGCAGGAGTATACCATCCTGGGCACAGACGGACACCCTTTCGGCTGGCCATCTAATGGTTTCCCTGGACCACAAG GTCCATACTACTGTGGCGTGGGAGCTGACAAAGCCTATGGCAGAGATATAGTGGAGGCCCATTACAGAGCGTGTTTGTATGCTGGAGTCGAGATCTGTGGCACGAATGCAGAAGTGATGCCTGCTCAG TGGGAGTTCCAGGTTGGACCTTGTGAAGGGATCAACATGGGCGATCATCTCTGGGTGGCACGTTTCATCCTGCACCGCGTCTGTGAAGATTTTGGCGTGATCGCCTCCTTTGACCCCAAGCCAATCTCTGGCAACTGGAACGGTGCTGGCTGCCATACAAACTTTAGCACAAAAGAGATGAGGGAAGATGGCGGATTAAA AGCTATTGAGGACTCCATTGAGAAGCTTGGGAAGAGGCACAGCTATCACATCCGCTCCTATGATCCCAAAGGGGGGCTCGACAACGCCCGCCGTCTCACCGGCCACCACGAAACCTCAAACATCAACGAATTCTCCGCAGGCGTGGCCAACCGCGGCGCCAGCATCCGCATTCCTCGTAACGTCGGCCAGGAGAAGAAGGGCTACTTCGAGGACCGCCGCCCGTCGGCCAACTGCGACCCGTACGGTGTGACCGAGGCCCTGATCCGCACCTGTTTGCTGAGCGAGGAGGGAGATGAACCTGCGGATTATTAA